CGAGCAGGTCGAGGCCGGCGTCCGGGTGTCGGGCACGGCCCAACGGCCGCGCATCGACCTGGTGTCCTATCCGGACGTCAGCGACGTCGACAAGCTTTCCTGGCTGGTGCTGGGCCGCGCGGCCGACGCCAGCGGCAGCGACACGGCCTTGCTGCTGTCCGTGGGCACCGCGCTGCTGGGCGGCGGCGAGCCGTTCTACAAGCAACTGGGGCTGGACGACGTCGGCATCCGCAACGGCACCATCGGCTCGTCCGGCAGCCTGCTGCCCGAATATACGGTGGCGAGCAAGGTCAACGCCGACTCCGACAGCACCCTGGCCACCCAGTTCCTGGTCGCCAGCAAGAAGCTGGCCAACGGCATCACCCTGAGCATCGAGCAGGCCATGTCCGGCGCCGGCACGGTGGGCCGCGCCAGCTACGCGCTGTCGCGCCGCTGGTCCCTGGACGCGAAGGGCGGCACGGTCAACGGGCTGGCCCTGATCTACCGGACCTTCTGGGGCGATTGAGGCGCACGCTAAAATACGCCCCCGATACCCTCTGAACGGTTTTTTCTATGAGCATCAAAAGCGACCTGTGGATACGCCGCGCCGCCGCGGCCGGCATGATCGAGCCCTTCGAGCCGGGCCAGGTCCGCGCTCACAATGGCGAACGTATCGTCAGCTATGGCACCAGCAGCTATGGCTACGACGTGCGCTGCGCGAACGAATTCAAGATCTTCACCAACATCAACTCGACCATCGTCGATCCGAAGAACTTCGACGAAGGGTCCTTCGTCGATTTTTCCGGCGACGTGTGCATCATTCCGCCCAACTCCTTCGCCTTGGCGCGCACCGTGGAGTATTTCCGCATTCCGCGCAGTGTGCTGACCATTTGCCTGGGCAAGAGCACCTACGCGCGTTGCGGCATCATCGTCAACGTGACGCCGCTGGAGCCGGAATGGGAAGGCCACGTGACGCTGGAGTTCTCCAACACCACGCCGCTGCCGGCCAAGATCTACGCGGGCGAAGGCTGCGCCCAGATGCTGTTCCTGGAAAGCGACGAGGTCTGCGAGACCTCGTATCGCGACCGCGGCGGCAAATACCAGGGCCAGCGCGGCGTCACGCTGCCGCGCACCTGATCCGGGCAGCGAGCCGCTGTCGCGCGGCGCGGACGTAATCGGTTATCGCGCTATTGCGCTCGCGCGGCGCGGATGTAATAGATGTCCCAGGCGTCTTCCGACGTCTGGACATAGCCGTGGCGCCGGTAGAAGGCATTCGAGGGACTGTCGCGCAGCGCGCCGAGGTGGATGGCTCGGCCGGCCTCGTCGGCCTGCGCGGCGATGCGCCGCATGACGATACCGCCCAGGCCCCGGTTCTGGAACGCCGGCAGGATGTAGAGGTGGTCCAGCTTCAGGCCCTCGTCGATGGGGCGCAGGGTGTAAAACCCGGCCCGGCGTCCGTCGACTTCGATCGTCCACGTACAGTCCGGCATCCAGTTGTCGCGCAGCCGCTTGCGCGCGCGTTCGGGGTCGTAGCGGCCCACGCGCTCCAGGCTGGCGCGCATGGATTCGGCGCGCAGGTCCGCCAGGGCTTCGAGATCGCCCGCGGCGGCCGGCTTGAAAACAACGGCCGCCGGATCGGGCGCACCGGCAGGATGGGGCGGTTCTTGCTGCATGACCGCGCTTCTACTTGCCCTGATAACGCTTGAGTATGGCCGCGCCGTCCGCGCCGGTCTGCTGCTTCCAGGTCGCCACGGCGTCGGCGGCGGCGTCCTTCAGCGCCTTCTTCACGCTCCCCGGGACGTGGGTATCGATCGCCACGCCGTTCTTGCGCATATTGTCGTAGTTCGCCTTCAGCCGGCCCTGGATGCGTTTCCATTGCTCGGCTTCGGTCTCGGCGGCGGCCTGGTCGATGGCCTTGCGCTCGGCCGGGCTCAACGCCTTGTAGGCGTCCAGGTTCATCGTCGCCACCGAAATCGGCATGGCGTAGTTGATTTCCGCGAAGGCCGGCAGGTATTGCCAGAGCTTGCGGCCGGCGCCGCCGTCGCCCGAGGACAGCACCGCGTTGACGTCGCCGGCGGCGATGCGCGGCATGGCGTCGGCGAAGGAAATGTTCGAGGCCTTGGCGCCGGCCTTGGTCATGGTGGCCTGCGAGGTGTCGTCATAGGTGCGGATGGACAGCGCCTTCAGGTCGGCCACGCTCTTGATGGGCGTCTTCGACCAGATGCCGGACGCCGGCCAGGGCGTGGTGTACAGCAGCTTCTGGTTGTGTTCGGCCAGGAGCTTTTCGTAGGCGGGGCGCGAGGCCTTGGTCAGCGCCCGGGCTTTTTGCAGGGAGTCGGCCAGGAAGGGCAGGGAAGACACGCCGAAGATCGGGTACGTGTTCGACAGGCCGCCGGCGAAGGCGTCGCCCGCGTCGACCTTGCGGGCCTGCACGGCGTCGATCATGCCGGCCGACTTGATGCCCTTGGCGGCGTCGAAGGAGGGCTCGATGATCACTTCGCCATGGGTCTTGCGTTTCACCAGGTCCGCGAAGGTGCTCACGCCAAGTCCCGGCATCGCGGTGGCGGGATATTCCGTGGTCATGGTCAAGGTCGTGGCGGCCTGCGCCGCGGTGGCCGTGGCGGCGCTGGCGGCCACGCCCACGAACATCGATACCGCCTGGGAAACATGAATCCGACGAATCCGGGACAAGATAGCCATACCACCTCCGAGAATTCCCGCGGCGCGCGGGCAGGGTGACAAATATATACAGCCGCGCACCCGGCCGGACGGCACCTAGGGAAAGTCTCTACGGCAGCGCACGCGCCGGACGCCCCGATCGTGCCGGCGCCGGCACGCCACCCCCGCGCCCGCCGGGTGGCCGGCCCCGCCGCGCACCGGGGAATCCGCCCGTAAATTGAAGTTGGGTTACATCTTGTATTCCTCTACTATACGGGCGGCGTTTTGAAAAAAACCAAAGGCGATTCCCCCTGCCCGGGATTGCGCGACGACAGGCGGCCGGCCGCGTCCCGCGGAGGGCTCGCCCGAGCGCGTGGCGCCTGCACTGCCGGTCCGTAGGATTTTGCATGCTCTTTGCTTCCCGCTATGCCCCGCCGCTGGTTTCCGAGGAGTTGCAGCCAGGCGCCGACGCCCTGGCGCAGGGGCGTTACATCGATGCCTGGCGGCTGCTGGAGCAGGCCAGCCGCGACAAGCTGTCCGTCCTGCCCTGCAACGCCTTGCTGGCGGCCGAGGCGGCGCGCGCCCTGGGCCTGGAGCGCCGCTACCGCGCCGTGGTGCGCTGGGCCCGCAAGCGCTGGCCCGACAACCCTTATGTGCTGCTGGAGTGGCTGCGCCAGGCCGTGCGCAGCGACATCGGCCCCGCGGTCTCCCAGTTGACGGGCATGCTGGCGGCGGGACGGGTGCCCGAGGCGGCCCGCTCGCTGGCCGAGGCCGTCATGCTGTCGGCCCAGTTGCGCGGCGTCGCGCCGGTCCAGGCCATCCAGCACCTGCCCAGCCCCCATCTGCTGATGTTCGAGCGCGATCCGCGCGTCGCTTATACCCTGGGCCACGCCTGGGCCAACCAGCGCGAGTGGGAGAGGGCGGCGGCGGCCCTGCGGCGCGCCGTCGACCTGGCGCCGCGCTGGCATCGCGCCCGCGCCAGCCTGGCGCACGTGCTGATGTCCGCCGCCCTGTACGAGCAGGCGCGCGAGTCGGTCAAGGCCGACGGCGGCGACGAACCCTATGACTACCTGCGCCTGTGCCTGGAACTGAGCCTGAACAATCTGCATGCGGCCTGTCGCATCGGCACGGCTTACATGGCGCGATGGCCGGACGGCGACACCCGCGAGAAGGTGCGGGATTGGCTGATCTTCGCGACCAGCCTGCTGCGCGACGCCTACCAGTTGACGACTCTGCTCGTCCCCGCGCTGGGGGCGGACCACGCGATGGCGGAGTGCGAGCGCCTGCTGGCCTGCCCGCGCGTGCTGCTGGCGCTGCCGCCGTTGTGCCAGGCGCGCCACCAGTGCGTGTCCACCGCCGCCGCGATGGTGGCGGCATGGCACGGCGATCCCCATGAGCCGCAGGCCTTGCACGCGGCCCTGGGCGGGCAGGCCGGCGTTGAGATGGGCCGCCTGCGCGACTATTTCCTGGCGCGCGATTACCGCGTGGAATTCGTGCTGATGCGGCCGCCCGTGCTGCAAGCCTTGCTGTCGGCGGGCTTGCCGGTGATCGGCCTGGTCGACGGGCCTTTTTCCTCGCATGTGGACGTGGTCTGCGGCTACGACGCCGGGCATGGCGTGTTCTTCCGACGGGATCCTGAACGCTGGGCCCTGCAATGGAGCAGCGAGGCCGACCTGGCGCGCCGCTACGGACCGGGCGGCGAGGTCGGCATGGTGCTGGTGCCGCCGGCGCACGCCGATTTCGCGTTCGATCCGGCCTGGCGCCATGCCGACGCCGCCGTGCTGGACGGCTTGCGGCGCGCCTGCGCCCGCGGCGACGTGGCCGGCGCGATCGCCTGGCATGCGCGCATCGGCGACGATTCGCCCCTGGTCCTGCAGCGCACCCAGGCGGCCCAGGGCATCGTCGAGTCGCCGCGCGACTTCGGCCGCGTGCTGGCGCGCATCGTCCGGAATCCCCGCCTGCCGGCGCTGGTGCGCTGGCGCGCGCTGGTCATGATCGACGACGCCGTCGTCCTGCGCCGGCACAAGCGCGAAGTGCTGGCCGGCCTGCCGGGGCGCGACGCCGCGCGCTACGTGGAAGGCGTCGAGCTGCTGGCGCTGCGCCGCTGGGCGCGGGCCTGCGTCGTCCTGGAGCCGCTGGCCCGGCGCTATCGCTCGCACGCCCCCCTGTGGCTGCGCCTGGCCCAGGCCCAGCTCCAGTTGGGTCTGGCCGACGCTTCCTGGCACAGCGCCGTCTGCGCATTGGCCGGCAGTCCGCAGGCGCCCGCGGTGATCCAGCACGTGGCCGCGATGTTTCCCGCGCTGTATGACCGGGCCGAGCGCCTGCGCCGCTGGCGCATGCTGCGGCGCCAGGCGCCGGGCACCTACGCGGAAGTGCTGGCCGAAGCCGACGCGCGCGAATGCGGACGCCAGGGGCCGGGCTACGAGCGGGCGCTCCTGCGCTGCATCGCCTGGGAGCCCATGCGGATGCGGCATTACGAGCGCCTGGCGCAGTGGTATCTGGCCCGGGGCCGGGCCGAGCAGGCACGCGCTGTGCTGGAGCTGGCCCGGCGCCGGCTGGCGCCGGCCGACGCGCCTTCCCGGCCGGCGCCCGGGAAGGCCGCCGCCTTCGGCGGGGCGCGCCTGGGGTTCCTGCTGCGCGGCATCGGAGGGCCGGACCGGCAGCCTCGCCGCGGCGGGCATTGAGGCGCGGCGTCCGCGCGGCGGCCGGTCGCGGGAAGGCGGGGCTCGTCCAGGGCTAAAATTCCGGCGGCGTTGTCCGTCCGGCGTCCCGCCATCCGCCGCGCCGTCCACCGTGCTGCCCACTGCGTCGTCCATCGTCATGCGCCTGTCCCGCGCAAGCAGTACACTCGGCCCGCTTTCGCCATACCCCCCGCAGGAGTGCCCGCATGAAATTCCGGTTCCCCATTGTCATCATCGACGAAGATTACCGCTCCGAGAACGCCTCGGGGCTGGGCATCCGCGCGCTCGCCGCGGCCATCGAGGCCGAGGGCGTGGAAGTGCTGGGGGTCACCAGCTATGGCGACCTCAGTTCCTTCGCGCAGCAGCAGAGCCGCGCCAGCGCCTTCATCCTGTCCATCGACGATGAGGAATTCGACGTCGACTCGCCCGAGGACGTGGCCAGCGCCATCAAGAACCTGCGCGCCTTCATCGGCGAACTGCGTTTCCGCAACGCCGACATCCCCATTTACCTGTATGGCGAGACGCGCACCTCGGAGCACATCCCGAACGACATCCTGCGCGAGCTGCACGGCTTCATCCACATGTTCGAGGACACGCCGGAGTTCGTCGGCCGCCACATCATCCGCGAGGCGCGCAGCTACGTCGACAGCCTGGCGCCGCCGTTCTTCCGCGAACTGGTCAAGTACGCCCAGGACGGCTCCTATTCCTGGCACTGCCCCGGCCACTCCGGCGGCGTGGCGTTCCTGAAGAGCCCGGTGGGCCAGATGTTCCACCAGTTCTTCGGCGAGAACATGCTGCGCGCCGACGTGTGCAACGCAGTGGACGAACTGGGCCAGTTGCTGGACCACACCGGGCCGGTGGCCGAGTCGGAGCTGAACGCCGCCCGCATCTTCCACGCCGATCACTGCTACTTCGTCACCAACGGCACGTCGACGTCGAACAAGGTGGTGTGGCACGCCAACGTCGCCGCCGGCGACGTGGTGGTGGTCGACCGCAACTGCCACAAGTCCATCCTGCACGCCATCACCATGACGGGCGCGATCCCGGTGTTCCTGCGCCCCACGCGCAACCACCTGGGCATCATCGGGCCCATCCCCATCGAGGAATTCGAGCCCGAGAACATCGCCCGGAAGATCGAGGCCAATCCCTTCGCGCGCGAGGCGGTGAACAAGAAGCCGCGCATCCTGACGCTGACGCAGAGCACCTACGACGGCGTCATCTACAACGTGGAAATGATCAAGGAGAAGCTGGGCAGCTACATCGATACGCTGCACTTCGACGAAGCCTGGCTGCCGCACGCGGCTTTCCACGAGTACTACACGAACATGCACGCCATCGGCCCGGACCGGCCGCGCAGCGAGGACGCCATCGTCTTCGCCACGCACTCCACGCACAAGCTGCTGGCGGGCATTTCTCAGGCCTCGCAGATCATCGTGCAGGAGTCCCAGACCCGCACGCTGGACCGCAACATCTTCAACGAAGCCTACCTGATGCATACCTCCACGTCGCCGCAGTACGCGATCATCGCGTCCTGCGACGTGGCGGCGGCCATGATGGAGCCCCCGGGCGGCACCGCGCTGGTCGAGGAAAGCATCCGCGAGGCGCTGGACTTCCGCCGCGCCATGCGCAAGGTGGAATCGGAATACGGCCGCAACGACTGGTGGTTCAAGGTCTGGGGCCCGAACCGCCTGGTGTCCGAAGGCATCGGCAACCGCGACGAATGGTTGCTGGAATCGAACGACCACTGGCACGGCTTCGGCGACCTGGCCGACGGCTTCAACATGCTGGACCCGATCAAGGCCACCATCATCACCCCGGGGCTGGATATTTCCGGCAGCTTCGGCGAGACCGGCATCCCGGCCGCCCTGGTGTCGAAGTACCTGGCCGAGCACGGCGTGGTGGTGGAGAAGACCGGCCTGTATTCCTTCTTCATCCTGTTCACCATCGGCATCACCAAGGGCCGCTGGAACACGCTGCTGACCGCCTTGCAGCAGTTCAAGGACGACTACGACCGCAACCAGCCGATGTGGCGCATCCTGCCCGAGTTCTGCCGCGACCATCGCCGGTACGAGCGCATGGGCCTGCGCGACCTGTGCCAGCAGATCCACGAGGCGTACCGCGAAAGCGACGTCGCGCGCCTGACCACCGAGGTGTATCTCAGCGACATGGTGCCGGCGCTCAAGCCGTCCGACGCCTTTGCCCGCATGGCGCACCGCGAGGTCGAGCGGGTGAGCGTCGAGGACCTGGAAGGCCGCGTCACCGGCGTGCTGCTGACGCCTTATCCGCCCGGCATTCCGCTGCTGATTCCGGGCGAGCGCTTCAACCGCACCATCGTCGAGTACCTGCAGTTCGCGCGCGCCTTCAATGCGCGCTTCCCCGGCTTCGAAACCGACATCCACGGCCTGGCCGAGGAGACGGACGAGGACGGCGAAGTGCGCTATTACGTCGATTGCCTGAAGGAACAATGAGCGTGGCGCGAGCGCGGACCGGCGCGCCGACGCGCGCCGGCCGGAGCATGGCGGTCCCATGTACGACGTAGCGGTCATCGGCGCGGGCGCGGCGGGCATGATGTGCGCCGCCGTCGCCGGCCAGCGCGGCCTGCGCGTGGTGCTGATCGACCACGCTGACAAGCTGGCGGAGAAGATACGCATCTCCGGCGGCGGCCGCTGCAATTTCACCAACCTGGGCGCGGGACCGGCCAATTTCCTGTCGGAGAATCCGCATTTCTGCCGCTCCGCGCTGGCGGGCTACGGGCCGCGCGATTTCCTCGACCTGTTGCGCCGGCACGGCGTGTCCTGGCACGAGAAGCATCGCGGCCAGTTGTTTTGCGACGATTCCAGCGAATCCGTCATCGACGTGCTGCGCGCGGAATGCGGCGCCGGCGACGTGCAGTGGCGCATGGGCTGCGCGGTGGCGGAGATCGCGCGCGAGGCGGGGCGGGGCGAAGGGCCCGGCGCGGGAAGCGACGCCCGCACGGCCGCGGGCGCGGACGGCGTCTACGTCCTGCGCACCACCACG
This genomic interval from Bordetella genomosp. 10 contains the following:
- the dcd gene encoding dCTP deaminase, with product MSIKSDLWIRRAAAAGMIEPFEPGQVRAHNGERIVSYGTSSYGYDVRCANEFKIFTNINSTIVDPKNFDEGSFVDFSGDVCIIPPNSFALARTVEYFRIPRSVLTICLGKSTYARCGIIVNVTPLEPEWEGHVTLEFSNTTPLPAKIYAGEGCAQMLFLESDEVCETSYRDRGGKYQGQRGVTLPRT
- a CDS encoding GNAT family N-acetyltransferase, with protein sequence MQQEPPHPAGAPDPAAVVFKPAAAGDLEALADLRAESMRASLERVGRYDPERARKRLRDNWMPDCTWTIEVDGRRAGFYTLRPIDEGLKLDHLYILPAFQNRGLGGIVMRRIAAQADEAGRAIHLGALRDSPSNAFYRRHGYVQTSEDAWDIYYIRAARAQ
- a CDS encoding TRAP transporter substrate-binding protein, which translates into the protein MAILSRIRRIHVSQAVSMFVGVAASAATATAAQAATTLTMTTEYPATAMPGLGVSTFADLVKRKTHGEVIIEPSFDAAKGIKSAGMIDAVQARKVDAGDAFAGGLSNTYPIFGVSSLPFLADSLQKARALTKASRPAYEKLLAEHNQKLLYTTPWPASGIWSKTPIKSVADLKALSIRTYDDTSQATMTKAGAKASNISFADAMPRIAAGDVNAVLSSGDGGAGRKLWQYLPAFAEINYAMPISVATMNLDAYKALSPAERKAIDQAAAETEAEQWKRIQGRLKANYDNMRKNGVAIDTHVPGSVKKALKDAAADAVATWKQQTGADGAAILKRYQGK
- a CDS encoding arginine/lysine/ornithine decarboxylase; the encoded protein is MKFRFPIVIIDEDYRSENASGLGIRALAAAIEAEGVEVLGVTSYGDLSSFAQQQSRASAFILSIDDEEFDVDSPEDVASAIKNLRAFIGELRFRNADIPIYLYGETRTSEHIPNDILRELHGFIHMFEDTPEFVGRHIIREARSYVDSLAPPFFRELVKYAQDGSYSWHCPGHSGGVAFLKSPVGQMFHQFFGENMLRADVCNAVDELGQLLDHTGPVAESELNAARIFHADHCYFVTNGTSTSNKVVWHANVAAGDVVVVDRNCHKSILHAITMTGAIPVFLRPTRNHLGIIGPIPIEEFEPENIARKIEANPFAREAVNKKPRILTLTQSTYDGVIYNVEMIKEKLGSYIDTLHFDEAWLPHAAFHEYYTNMHAIGPDRPRSEDAIVFATHSTHKLLAGISQASQIIVQESQTRTLDRNIFNEAYLMHTSTSPQYAIIASCDVAAAMMEPPGGTALVEESIREALDFRRAMRKVESEYGRNDWWFKVWGPNRLVSEGIGNRDEWLLESNDHWHGFGDLADGFNMLDPIKATIITPGLDISGSFGETGIPAALVSKYLAEHGVVVEKTGLYSFFILFTIGITKGRWNTLLTALQQFKDDYDRNQPMWRILPEFCRDHRRYERMGLRDLCQQIHEAYRESDVARLTTEVYLSDMVPALKPSDAFARMAHREVERVSVEDLEGRVTGVLLTPYPPGIPLLIPGERFNRTIVEYLQFARAFNARFPGFETDIHGLAEETDEDGEVRYYVDCLKEQ